In a single window of the uncultured Dysgonomonas sp. genome:
- a CDS encoding tetratricopeptide repeat protein: MKRFLFSILVLINSLIAVSQINTDRVILIGRNSLYFEDYVLAIQYFNQAIKAKPYLAEPYFYRAIAKYYLDDYRGTEDDCTLALERNPFMSKAYQLRADARQNQNNYDGALEDYKVSLEVYPNDKFALINMGIVNIQKKDYEEAEKYLNTLLKSYPTYTQGFLTRGALYQEKGDTVQAFENYNQAIKLDKYLPQSYSMRGLLHYYKKDYDKAMADLDEAIRIDPLQSGNYINRGLIRYSKNDLRGAMSDYDKVIDLDPNNIIARFNRGLLRSQVGDDNRAIADFDVVLKFEPNNYIAYFNRSLIKNNIGDYTGSLEDLNVVLAEYPEFYHGFYMRSEIKRRQNDLKGAERDFNYARNEESRKNKEILAGQTEEKSDKDKTREKSDKDIDKFNLLVVADKTEEEKSKYNNDTRGRIQNKQVKLDLEPQFIVSYYEKPNDIRRFVYYSQLIDNINKRAILPKKLRITNSEASLNEFQIQEHFRSIDDLSKRIADQPANADLYFARAMDYMLVQDFTNSIEDFNKAISLDPKFTLAYFNLAVVYTKQLNLRENVPEYEKKSDQTDLATLGGIKKDNSLPATTTIVDPGKMEYDLIVKNYNKVIELNPEFIYAYYNRAGIRYKQNDYRAAILDYNEALRRDPEFAEGYYNRGLSRFQVKDKDRALDDMRKAGEMGVVEAYSIIKRMTE; this comes from the coding sequence GTGAAGAGATTTTTATTTTCAATACTTGTTCTGATAAACAGCCTGATCGCAGTTTCCCAGATTAATACCGACCGTGTAATCTTAATAGGACGTAACTCACTCTATTTCGAAGATTATGTCTTGGCGATACAATACTTCAATCAGGCCATAAAAGCAAAACCGTACCTTGCAGAGCCTTACTTTTACCGTGCTATTGCAAAATATTATCTCGACGATTACAGAGGTACAGAAGATGATTGTACACTGGCTCTGGAAAGAAACCCTTTCATGTCAAAAGCTTATCAGCTACGAGCCGACGCCCGCCAGAATCAGAATAACTATGACGGAGCATTAGAAGATTACAAAGTTTCGCTGGAGGTATATCCGAACGATAAATTCGCATTAATCAACATGGGTATAGTCAATATCCAAAAGAAGGATTACGAAGAAGCCGAAAAATATCTGAACACCCTGCTTAAATCCTATCCGACCTATACACAAGGCTTCCTTACCAGAGGAGCACTATATCAGGAAAAAGGGGATACTGTGCAGGCATTCGAAAATTATAACCAAGCTATAAAACTCGACAAATACCTACCCCAATCCTACTCTATGCGCGGGTTGCTCCATTATTATAAAAAGGACTATGACAAAGCAATGGCCGACCTTGACGAAGCCATACGTATAGACCCGCTTCAATCCGGCAATTATATCAACCGGGGATTGATACGGTATTCAAAGAATGACCTGCGCGGAGCAATGTCCGACTACGATAAAGTTATCGACCTCGACCCGAATAATATAATTGCCCGTTTCAACCGAGGGTTATTACGGTCACAAGTAGGTGACGACAATCGTGCTATAGCCGATTTCGATGTAGTATTGAAGTTTGAACCGAACAACTATATTGCATATTTCAACCGCTCCCTGATAAAGAATAACATTGGAGATTACACAGGATCTTTGGAAGACCTGAATGTTGTGTTGGCCGAATATCCCGAATTTTATCACGGATTTTATATGCGTTCCGAGATCAAACGTCGCCAAAACGACCTGAAAGGTGCTGAACGGGATTTCAATTATGCACGTAATGAGGAAAGCCGTAAGAACAAAGAAATACTGGCCGGACAAACCGAAGAAAAATCAGACAAAGATAAGACTAGGGAAAAATCAGACAAAGATATTGACAAATTTAACCTGCTCGTTGTAGCTGATAAGACGGAAGAAGAAAAAAGCAAATATAATAATGATACCAGAGGCCGTATACAGAATAAGCAGGTCAAACTCGATCTGGAGCCTCAGTTTATTGTTTCATATTACGAAAAACCGAACGATATCCGCCGATTTGTGTATTACAGCCAGCTTATCGACAATATAAACAAACGGGCGATACTTCCTAAGAAACTCAGAATCACCAACAGTGAAGCTTCCCTGAACGAATTCCAGATACAGGAACACTTCAGGTCGATAGACGACTTGTCGAAACGTATTGCCGATCAGCCGGCAAATGCCGACCTGTATTTTGCCAGAGCTATGGATTATATGCTCGTGCAGGATTTTACCAACTCTATCGAAGACTTTAATAAGGCAATAAGCCTCGATCCGAAATTTACGCTGGCATACTTCAATCTGGCCGTTGTATATACAAAACAACTCAATCTGAGGGAGAATGTACCTGAGTATGAAAAGAAAAGTGATCAAACGGATTTGGCTACCTTGGGCGGTATAAAGAAAGATAACTCATTACCCGCTACAACAACTATTGTAGACCCGGGCAAAATGGAGTACGACCTGATTGTCAAGAATTATAATAAGGTGATAGAACTCAATCCTGAATTTATCTATGCTTATTACAACAGGGCGGGAATACGCTACAAGCAAAACGATTACCGTGCCGCCATACTAGACTACAACGAGGCTCTCAGACGCGATCCTGAATTTGCCGAAGGATATTACAACAGGGGATTAAGCCGCTTCCAGGTCAAAGACAAAGACCGTGCGCTCGACGATATGCGTAAAGCCGGGGAAATGGGCGTTGTGGAGGCTTATAGTATAATCAAACGCATGACAGAATAA
- the rpmI gene encoding 50S ribosomal protein L35 — MPKMKTNSGAKKRFALTGSGKIKRKHAFKSHILTKKTKKQKRNLTHSSLVHKVDEKAVKKLLALK; from the coding sequence ATGCCAAAAATGAAGACTAATTCCGGTGCCAAAAAGAGGTTCGCCCTTACCGGATCAGGAAAAATCAAAAGAAAACATGCTTTCAAAAGTCACATCCTGACTAAGAAAACGAAAAAACAAAAGAGAAATCTTACTCACTCTTCACTTGTTCACAAAGTAGACGAGAAAGCGGTGAAAAAATTATTAGCTCTTAAATAA
- the ruvX gene encoding Holliday junction resolvase RuvX, whose product MGRFLALDYGTKRTGIAVSDTLKIIANGLTTVPTHTLFDYLKTYLEREDVERIIVGLPKQMNNEYSENMKHIRPFVKKLQNLYPDIPVEMYDERFTSALAQKTMIDAGLKKKDRQNKALVDEISAVIILQSYMESLRLQNK is encoded by the coding sequence ATGGGAAGATTTTTGGCTTTAGATTATGGGACAAAGCGAACAGGCATAGCGGTTTCCGATACGCTTAAAATTATTGCTAACGGCTTGACTACTGTTCCTACTCATACTCTGTTCGATTATCTTAAAACCTATCTGGAAAGAGAAGATGTAGAGCGCATCATAGTTGGCTTACCCAAGCAAATGAATAACGAATATTCTGAGAATATGAAGCATATTCGCCCGTTTGTGAAAAAGCTGCAAAACCTTTATCCGGATATCCCTGTTGAAATGTACGACGAACGCTTTACATCAGCCTTAGCTCAAAAAACAATGATTGATGCGGGTCTAAAAAAGAAAGACAGGCAAAACAAAGCTCTTGTAGACGAAATCAGTGCGGTCATTATACTGCAAAGCTATATGGAGAGCCTGCGATTACAAAACAAATGA
- the def gene encoding peptide deformylase yields MILPIYLYGHSVLRKKSRDISPDYPNLKELIENMFETMYNADGIGLAAPQIGLDIRLFVIDLEPLAEDNPIYSGFKKVFINPVIIEETGEVVKMEEGCLSIPGINESVDRNEKIRIQYLDENFVSHDEVYDAFFARCIQHEYDHIEGILFIDKISGIRKQLIKSKLNNLIKGRTNCHYKVKPSDNKN; encoded by the coding sequence ATGATACTACCCATATATCTGTATGGTCATTCGGTGCTAAGAAAGAAAAGCAGAGATATCTCACCCGACTACCCCAATCTGAAAGAACTTATCGAAAATATGTTCGAAACCATGTACAATGCTGATGGTATCGGATTAGCCGCTCCCCAGATAGGACTGGATATACGCCTCTTTGTTATCGACTTAGAGCCTTTAGCCGAAGACAATCCAATCTACTCAGGATTCAAGAAAGTATTTATCAATCCGGTTATTATTGAAGAAACAGGTGAGGTAGTAAAAATGGAAGAAGGTTGCCTAAGCATTCCGGGTATCAATGAGAGTGTAGACAGGAATGAAAAAATCCGGATACAATATCTCGACGAAAATTTTGTTTCTCATGACGAAGTATACGATGCTTTTTTTGCACGTTGTATACAGCACGAATACGATCATATAGAGGGAATCTTGTTTATAGACAAGATATCAGGCATACGCAAACAATTAATAAAAAGCAAACTGAATAATTTAATAAAAGGGCGGACAAATTGTCATTACAAAGTAAAACCTTCGGATAATAAAAATTGA
- the thrS gene encoding threonine--tRNA ligase — protein sequence MIKITFPDGSVREFAKGTTSMQIAESISSRLAQDVLAAKVNGQVWDLTRPIDEDATIELLKWEDEDGKHAYWHSSAHLMAEAVQILYPHAKFGIGPAIENGFYYDIDFGDTPVKDADFAKIEAKMMELIANKEEIKRQSISKSDAIKMFDARHENYKVELINDLEDGTITTYTQGVFTDLCRGPHLPNTSYIKAVKILSAAGAYWRGDEKRKQLTRLYGITFPKKKMLDEYLIMLEEAKKRDHRKIGKELELFAFSENVGKGLPLWLPRGTQLRLKLEDFLKKIQRKFDYQQVMTPHIGSKILYVTSGHYEKYGKDSFQPIHTPEEGEEFLLKPMNCPHHCEIYKIIPRSYKDLPLRLAEFGTVYRYEQSGELHGLTRVRGFTQDDAHIFCTPEQLKAEFLKVMDIVFIIFKALDFENFEAQISLRDPENREKYIGSDENWEKAERAIIEACEEKGLPAKVELGEAAFYGPKLDFMVKDALGRRWQLGTIQVDYNLPERFELEYTGADNQKHRPVMIHRAPFGSMERFIAVLIEHTAGKFPLWLAPDQVVILPISEKFNDYAHRVNSYFKQQGISSQVDDRNEKIGRKIRDNELKRIPYLLIVGEKEAETEEVSVRKQGEGDKGSMKFTNFAAQLNEEVEKMMNAWEQQS from the coding sequence ATGATAAAAATTACATTTCCGGATGGTTCCGTGCGAGAATTTGCAAAAGGAACCACATCGATGCAGATAGCAGAAAGCATCAGTTCGCGTCTGGCTCAGGACGTACTTGCAGCCAAAGTCAATGGACAAGTATGGGATTTGACCCGTCCAATAGACGAAGACGCAACGATCGAATTGCTGAAATGGGAAGATGAAGACGGTAAACACGCATACTGGCATTCTTCCGCCCACCTTATGGCCGAAGCCGTACAGATACTTTATCCTCATGCCAAATTCGGTATCGGGCCTGCCATCGAAAACGGATTTTATTATGATATAGACTTTGGTGATACCCCGGTAAAAGATGCAGACTTTGCTAAAATAGAAGCAAAGATGATGGAGCTTATCGCCAATAAAGAAGAGATCAAACGCCAGAGCATTTCCAAATCTGATGCAATAAAGATGTTCGATGCCCGCCACGAAAACTATAAGGTAGAGCTTATAAATGATCTCGAAGACGGTACCATCACCACATATACACAAGGTGTGTTTACAGACCTTTGCCGCGGACCTCACTTGCCTAATACATCTTACATTAAGGCGGTAAAAATCCTTAGTGCGGCAGGTGCATACTGGCGTGGCGATGAAAAGCGTAAACAACTTACCCGTCTCTACGGCATCACTTTCCCTAAAAAGAAAATGCTGGACGAGTATCTGATAATGCTTGAAGAAGCCAAAAAGCGCGATCACCGCAAGATCGGAAAAGAGCTGGAATTGTTCGCTTTTTCCGAAAACGTAGGAAAAGGGCTTCCATTATGGCTTCCACGTGGTACTCAGTTACGTTTGAAACTGGAGGATTTCTTAAAGAAAATCCAGCGTAAGTTTGATTACCAGCAGGTAATGACTCCGCATATAGGTAGCAAGATATTATATGTTACTTCGGGACACTACGAAAAGTACGGTAAGGATTCTTTCCAGCCTATCCATACACCGGAAGAAGGAGAAGAGTTCTTATTGAAACCGATGAACTGTCCTCACCACTGCGAGATTTACAAAATAATTCCACGCTCATACAAAGACCTGCCTTTGCGTCTGGCTGAGTTTGGCACTGTTTACCGTTACGAACAAAGTGGAGAGCTTCACGGCTTAACCCGTGTCCGTGGATTTACTCAGGACGATGCGCATATATTCTGTACACCTGAGCAATTGAAAGCTGAATTCCTGAAAGTAATGGACATTGTTTTCATTATCTTTAAGGCGCTTGACTTCGAAAATTTCGAAGCCCAGATATCTTTGCGCGACCCTGAAAACCGTGAAAAATATATCGGTAGCGATGAAAATTGGGAAAAAGCAGAACGTGCCATTATAGAAGCCTGCGAAGAAAAAGGCCTGCCTGCAAAAGTAGAACTTGGTGAAGCGGCCTTCTATGGTCCCAAACTCGACTTTATGGTAAAAGACGCCTTGGGCCGCCGCTGGCAGCTGGGAACAATACAGGTTGACTATAATCTCCCTGAACGTTTCGAACTGGAATACACAGGCGCAGACAACCAAAAACACCGTCCGGTGATGATCCACCGTGCACCGTTTGGCTCGATGGAACGCTTCATTGCAGTACTTATCGAGCATACTGCGGGTAAATTCCCGTTATGGCTGGCGCCTGACCAGGTGGTAATATTACCTATCAGCGAGAAGTTCAATGATTATGCTCACAGAGTGAACAGCTATTTCAAACAACAGGGAATTAGTTCGCAGGTGGATGACCGTAATGAAAAGATCGGACGTAAAATCCGCGATAATGAATTGAAAAGAATCCCTTATTTGCTCATTGTAGGCGAGAAAGAAGCAGAAACAGAAGAAGTTTCGGTAAGAAAACAGGGCGAAGGTGATAAAGGTTCGATGAAATTTACTAACTTTGCTGCCCAATTGAATGAAGAAGTAGAGAAAATGATGAATGCATGGGAGCAGCAATCCTAA
- the lptB gene encoding LPS export ABC transporter ATP-binding protein: protein MEEKIEEITVPEEKHMVLRTENLVKRYKSRTVVNHVSIDVKQGEIVGLLGPNGAGKTTTFYMTVGLVMPNEGKIFLNEQEITKFPVYKRAQNGIGYLAQEASIFRKMTVEDNIRSILEMTKTSAAYQKEKLESLIEEFGLQKVRKNLGDRLSGGERRRSEIARCLAIDPKFIMLDEPFAGVDPIAVQDIQEIVAKLKYKNIGILITDHNVDETLSITDRAYLLFEGKVLFQGTAEQLANNEIVREKYLGRDFELKRRNFEHLKE, encoded by the coding sequence ATGGAGGAAAAAATAGAAGAAATTACTGTACCGGAGGAGAAGCACATGGTGCTGCGTACCGAAAATCTGGTTAAACGATACAAATCGAGAACAGTTGTCAATCACGTTTCTATAGACGTGAAACAAGGTGAGATCGTAGGTTTGCTCGGCCCCAACGGGGCGGGTAAGACTACCACTTTCTACATGACTGTAGGACTTGTAATGCCTAATGAGGGTAAAATCTTTCTCAACGAACAGGAGATAACAAAATTTCCCGTATACAAGCGTGCACAGAACGGAATCGGATATCTGGCCCAGGAAGCATCCATCTTCCGGAAAATGACTGTGGAAGATAATATACGTTCTATCCTGGAAATGACTAAAACTTCAGCCGCTTATCAGAAGGAGAAGTTGGAAAGCCTCATTGAAGAATTCGGATTGCAAAAAGTAAGGAAAAACTTGGGGGACAGGCTCTCCGGAGGTGAGCGCCGGCGTTCTGAAATAGCCCGTTGTCTGGCTATAGACCCTAAATTCATCATGCTCGATGAACCTTTCGCCGGAGTAGACCCCATTGCTGTACAGGATATACAGGAAATCGTAGCCAAGCTCAAATATAAAAACATCGGAATACTTATCACCGACCACAATGTGGACGAAACACTCAGTATTACCGACCGGGCATACCTGTTGTTCGAAGGAAAAGTTTTATTTCAGGGCACAGCCGAACAGCTTGCCAACAATGAGATAGTAAGAGAAAAATACCTCGGACGCGATTTCGAGCTGAAACGTCGTAACTTCGAACATCTGAAAGAGTAA
- the infC gene encoding translation initiation factor IF-3: MRNNRFNNRKEELHKINGNIRAREVRLVGDNVEQGVYTINEALRLADDLELDLVEISPTADPPVCRITDYQKFLYQQKKKQKEAKAKSVKVVVKEIRFGPQTDDHDFNFKLNHAKNFLEEGAKVKAYVFFKGRSILFKEQGEVLLLRFATELEDLGKVDQLPALEGKKMIMMLSPKKQPAKAPAPAKPKDGEKKVIEKKADKPKEENNEE, encoded by the coding sequence ATGAGAAACAACAGATTTAATAATCGCAAAGAAGAGTTACACAAAATCAATGGAAATATTCGGGCTCGGGAAGTCCGTTTAGTCGGTGACAATGTAGAACAAGGTGTATACACCATAAACGAAGCCTTACGACTAGCTGATGACCTCGAACTTGATTTAGTTGAAATTTCTCCAACAGCCGATCCCCCTGTTTGTAGAATCACCGATTATCAGAAGTTCCTTTATCAGCAGAAGAAAAAACAGAAAGAGGCTAAAGCCAAGTCTGTAAAAGTTGTGGTAAAAGAGATCCGTTTCGGACCACAAACCGATGACCATGACTTTAACTTTAAGCTCAATCATGCGAAAAACTTCCTCGAAGAAGGAGCAAAAGTGAAAGCTTATGTGTTCTTCAAAGGACGTTCGATCCTGTTTAAGGAACAAGGAGAGGTTCTTCTTCTACGTTTTGCTACAGAACTTGAAGACTTAGGAAAAGTGGATCAATTGCCTGCCCTTGAAGGTAAGAAGATGATCATGATGCTTTCCCCTAAAAAGCAACCAGCAAAAGCTCCGGCTCCGGCTAAACCGAAAGACGGTGAGAAAAAGGTTATAGAGAAAAAAGCAGACAAACCAAAAGAAGAGAACAACGAAGAATAA
- a CDS encoding polysaccharide biosynthesis/export family protein: MKYTLYFLLLSISISGIFSSCISSEEINYLQAIDKQYPLQEFKEYKLDVGDMISCAISSSDQELVSTFNTVITNNQNVLKTYTIYEDSTVILPFFGTAKVAGHTIQEAEIIVQNLMQQSVKDVQVKVTMANNFFYIYANDKRGSYQVYKDNMTIYQALAISQQTTGLMDLTRVSIVRKGPDGNTQVKTFDLRSQDVIQSEYYYIKPNDVIYFPTNKNSFFNISSMSSFITTMSVPLQFLLYSIIYRGF; this comes from the coding sequence ATGAAATACACATTATATTTTCTGTTACTCAGCATATCCATCTCAGGTATTTTCTCTTCCTGTATATCGAGCGAAGAGATAAACTACCTTCAGGCTATTGACAAACAGTATCCCCTGCAGGAATTTAAAGAATATAAACTGGATGTCGGAGATATGATATCATGTGCTATTTCATCCAGCGACCAGGAGTTGGTTAGTACTTTCAATACAGTAATTACCAATAACCAGAATGTATTGAAAACATATACGATCTACGAAGACAGTACTGTTATACTTCCGTTTTTCGGTACAGCCAAAGTTGCCGGGCATACCATACAAGAAGCCGAAATCATTGTACAAAACCTGATGCAACAATCTGTAAAAGATGTACAAGTAAAAGTAACTATGGCCAATAATTTTTTCTATATTTATGCCAACGATAAAAGAGGTTCTTATCAGGTATATAAAGACAATATGACTATTTATCAGGCATTGGCCATATCACAACAGACCACCGGCCTGATGGATCTTACCAGGGTAAGTATAGTGCGAAAAGGACCGGATGGAAATACACAGGTAAAAACATTCGACCTGAGGAGTCAGGATGTAATTCAGTCCGAATATTATTATATTAAGCCAAACGATGTAATTTATTTCCCTACAAATAAAAACTCATTCTTCAATATAAGCTCAATGAGTTCATTTATCACAACAATGTCAGTTCCCTTGCAGTTCTTGCTATATTCAATCATATACCGGGGATTTTAG
- a CDS encoding tyrosine-protein kinase family protein, which yields MDNNNKKVIESDPYFEEVKTKTNISFDFVLWFYRILKYWYLFIISVALFLGYAYIKNKSWVPVFYVQALMILEDRNTASVVAGSVPTGTLLRNTENQQIVLKSYGLTERTVKSLPAKMRIEYYIQTRFKYISLYTDTPIEIEMIDIKPEAYNYAYEVTYIDQEKCEISYKENPESETKISLIAPFDQEIDYKLFRIKLHKTPNFRKDVKGAFKPDISTFNFRFLSEAQLIGMYSGRIGSALQNNSSILSISMSGTNPAKDVDYLNVLLKEFENYNLALKNEQAELTIEFLDNQLKLINDSLDISRFKLERFQKETGVYDVSSQSLRIALDSADREKDALALREKSVLLLTEKMKEKILGTDDLMDPASMNIRNPKLSEFVVTYNELLQKARNLGAKNPLYNKTIDELNDLRVKILQEIQVSQINLQNQKDALVRKYEVLQLKIDNLPPQERDLIKFQREFRVNEMYHQYLTQRQYEAKIQKASNTPDNFIWEAPRQMGGAVNGGEIGKNYTYYFIIGLILPLCFVVLKEEILNFSITTKEECEKISGFPVIGTIENVSKKLNNGVVLVKNYPKSSFAESFRNMRVRIEYMAQRENKITVLVTSTEPADGKTFIATNIASVYQLMGKKVIIVDLDLRRPSVAKTLQIDSQKGISNYLIGQVTLDEIIYSHPDYGFDIIPAGTLPPNPSELIKTAKTKQVLEHLKEMYDYVIIDCSPVGLVSDAYILSEIADTTLFVVRRAKTNKSFFKSVITQLKYDGVEDIALVFNDVKGREGYYGTSRYYGDRTYYLKKNSYYHDDYFEN from the coding sequence ATGGATAATAACAATAAAAAAGTAATAGAGTCCGATCCCTATTTCGAGGAAGTAAAAACAAAGACAAACATCTCATTCGATTTTGTCCTTTGGTTTTACCGTATATTGAAATACTGGTATCTATTTATTATATCGGTTGCCCTATTTCTTGGCTATGCATACATCAAGAATAAATCATGGGTACCTGTATTCTATGTTCAGGCCCTGATGATTTTGGAAGATAGGAACACGGCCAGTGTTGTTGCAGGATCTGTACCAACAGGAACATTATTACGCAATACAGAAAATCAGCAAATTGTATTAAAATCTTATGGACTAACCGAAAGGACGGTAAAAAGTTTGCCGGCTAAAATGCGTATCGAGTATTATATACAGACCCGTTTCAAATATATCAGCCTATATACAGACACTCCTATCGAAATAGAAATGATCGATATTAAGCCTGAAGCATATAATTACGCGTACGAAGTCACATATATCGATCAGGAAAAATGCGAAATCAGTTATAAAGAAAATCCTGAATCAGAAACTAAAATCTCTTTGATAGCCCCATTCGATCAAGAAATTGACTATAAGCTATTCAGGATAAAACTACATAAGACTCCTAATTTCAGAAAAGATGTCAAAGGTGCTTTTAAACCGGACATATCAACATTCAACTTCAGATTCCTTTCGGAAGCTCAACTTATTGGAATGTATAGCGGGCGTATAGGCTCTGCCCTCCAAAACAATTCGTCTATCCTATCCATATCCATGTCAGGCACCAATCCTGCTAAGGATGTAGATTACCTGAACGTATTACTTAAAGAATTTGAAAATTACAACTTAGCTCTAAAAAACGAGCAGGCTGAGCTTACAATAGAATTTCTCGACAACCAGTTGAAATTAATTAACGATTCCCTGGATATCTCACGCTTCAAACTCGAAAGATTTCAGAAGGAAACCGGTGTATATGATGTTTCATCCCAATCTTTAAGAATAGCTCTCGACAGTGCAGACAGGGAAAAAGACGCTCTCGCTTTAAGAGAAAAATCGGTATTGCTCCTGACCGAAAAAATGAAGGAGAAAATACTCGGAACTGACGATTTAATGGATCCGGCTAGTATGAATATCCGGAATCCTAAACTAAGTGAATTCGTAGTAACATATAATGAATTATTACAAAAAGCGCGCAATCTGGGTGCAAAAAACCCATTATACAATAAAACCATAGATGAGCTGAACGACCTAAGGGTGAAAATTTTACAAGAAATCCAAGTCTCCCAGATCAATCTTCAAAACCAGAAAGATGCCCTAGTACGAAAGTATGAAGTGCTACAGTTAAAAATAGATAATCTCCCCCCTCAGGAGCGGGATTTGATAAAGTTTCAGCGGGAGTTCCGTGTAAATGAAATGTATCACCAGTATCTTACTCAAAGACAATATGAGGCCAAGATACAAAAGGCGTCAAATACACCGGACAACTTTATATGGGAAGCACCGCGGCAAATGGGCGGAGCTGTAAATGGCGGAGAAATAGGTAAGAACTATACATATTACTTTATTATAGGTCTCATCCTACCATTATGCTTTGTGGTACTGAAAGAAGAAATTTTGAATTTCTCGATTACAACGAAAGAAGAATGTGAAAAAATTTCAGGATTCCCCGTTATCGGTACAATAGAAAATGTTTCCAAAAAACTCAACAATGGAGTGGTTTTAGTCAAGAATTATCCGAAATCGAGCTTTGCCGAATCGTTCCGTAACATGCGAGTCCGGATAGAATATATGGCGCAGCGGGAAAATAAAATAACAGTCTTGGTTACATCTACCGAGCCGGCTGACGGCAAAACATTCATAGCCACAAACATTGCATCTGTGTATCAACTGATGGGTAAAAAAGTTATCATTGTAGACTTAGACCTTCGTCGCCCCTCGGTTGCTAAAACACTACAAATTGATTCGCAGAAAGGGATATCGAACTACCTGATAGGTCAGGTTACACTGGATGAAATCATATACTCTCATCCCGATTATGGCTTCGATATTATTCCTGCCGGAACACTGCCTCCAAACCCAAGTGAGTTAATAAAAACGGCTAAGACAAAACAAGTACTGGAACACCTGAAGGAAATGTACGACTATGTAATCATCGACTGTAGCCCCGTAGGACTGGTTTCGGATGCATATATACTATCCGAAATAGCTGATACAACATTGTTTGTTGTACGCCGAGCCAAGACAAACAAATCATTCTTCAAGAGCGTGATTACCCAGCTGAAATATGACGGCGTAGAAGATATAGCACTTGTGTTCAATGATGTTAAAGGACGTGAAGGTTATTACGGAACATCCCGTTATTATGGCGACAGGACATATTACCTCAAGAAGAATTCGTATTATCACGACGACTATTTCGAAAACTAA
- a CDS encoding polysaccharide biosynthesis/export family protein — MKSLTKVLLILFCIISSLSSCVTNKQTDLLQDIKLNYPQLMVKAEEYKVIPGDQLSIIVYAWDRETANMFAGYSPQYTYRGMNESTGVSVGSEIRSLENTWNIRPTTVYADGTINFPYVGKIYVQGLTLLQIKTAISQKLNTFSEGTMADVTLANRYFSVLGEAGANRITMTSTSMTIYQALSIATNIGPYGDRSKVTIIRQNASGSLTKTFDLRSKDIIDTEFYYIQPNDVIYVPQTKGKFLGATTSFTGVFGMLTSLAGVIILILRIF, encoded by the coding sequence ATGAAAAGCCTAACAAAAGTACTTTTAATACTGTTTTGTATTATCTCCAGTCTCAGTTCTTGTGTAACCAACAAGCAAACGGATTTGCTGCAAGATATAAAACTGAATTACCCTCAGTTGATGGTCAAGGCAGAAGAATATAAAGTAATTCCCGGAGATCAGTTAAGCATCATTGTATATGCATGGGATCGCGAAACCGCAAATATGTTTGCAGGATATAGCCCCCAATATACATACAGAGGTATGAACGAATCGACAGGTGTCAGTGTAGGCTCCGAAATCAGAAGTCTGGAAAACACATGGAACATAAGACCTACAACCGTCTATGCCGATGGTACTATTAACTTTCCTTATGTTGGAAAAATATATGTACAAGGGCTTACCCTCCTGCAAATAAAAACCGCCATCAGCCAAAAACTAAATACCTTCTCGGAAGGAACTATGGCCGATGTTACACTAGCCAACAGGTATTTCAGCGTACTGGGAGAAGCCGGAGCAAACAGGATAACGATGACCAGCACTTCTATGACAATATATCAGGCACTATCCATAGCCACAAATATCGGGCCTTACGGCGACCGGTCCAAGGTGACCATTATCAGGCAAAATGCCAGCGGATCACTCACTAAAACATTCGACCTGAGAAGCAAAGATATTATCGACACTGAATTTTATTATATACAGCCAAACGATGTTATATATGTACCTCAGACCAAAGGAAAATTCCTGGGGGCAACCACATCATTTACAGGAGTTTTCGGCATGCTAACATCACTAGCCGGAGTTATAATATTAATACTCAGAATCTTTTAA